One region of Rattus norvegicus strain BN/NHsdMcwi chromosome 13, GRCr8, whole genome shotgun sequence genomic DNA includes:
- the Pfdn2 gene encoding prefoldin subunit 2 isoform X2 has protein sequence MELNEHSLVIDTLKEVDETRKCYRMVGGVLVERTVKEVLPALEGNKEQIQKIIETLSQQLQAKGKELNEFREKHNIRLMGEDEKPAAKENSEGAGAKSSSAGVLVS, from the exons ATGGAACTGAATGAGCATAG CCTGGTGATCGATACGCTGAAGGAAGTGGATGAGACCCGCAAGTGCTACCGCATGGTTGGCGGTGTGCTGGTAGAGCGGACGGTCAAGGAGGTGCTGCCTGCCTTGGAGGGTAACAAGGAGCAG ATACAAAAGATCATTGAGACACTGTCACAGCAGCTTCAGGCAAAGGGAAAAGAACTCAATGAATTCCGGGAAAAGCACAACATTCGTCTTATGGGAGAAGATGAGAAGCCAGCAGCCAAGGAAAACTCAGAAGGAGCTGGGGCTAAGTCCAGCTCAGCAGGGGTGCTGGTCTCTTAG
- the Pfdn2 gene encoding prefoldin subunit 2 isoform X1 — protein sequence MRRPGDEAQPEEGEKSGHLTLLQAVIAGFNRLRQEQRGLASKAAELEMELNEHSLVIDTLKEVDETRKCYRMVGGVLVERTVKEVLPALEGNKEQIQKIIETLSQQLQAKGKELNEFREKHNIRLMGEDEKPAAKENSEGAGAKSSSAGVLVS from the exons ATGAGGAGGCCTGGTGATGAAGCCCAGCCTGAAGAAGGTGAAAAATCAGGACACCTAACCCTCCTTCAAGCT GTAATTGCTGGCTTTAATCGCCTTCGGCAGGAACAGAGGGGCTTGGCCTCCAAAGCAGCTGAGCTGGAGATGGAACTGAATGAGCATAG CCTGGTGATCGATACGCTGAAGGAAGTGGATGAGACCCGCAAGTGCTACCGCATGGTTGGCGGTGTGCTGGTAGAGCGGACGGTCAAGGAGGTGCTGCCTGCCTTGGAGGGTAACAAGGAGCAG ATACAAAAGATCATTGAGACACTGTCACAGCAGCTTCAGGCAAAGGGAAAAGAACTCAATGAATTCCGGGAAAAGCACAACATTCGTCTTATGGGAGAAGATGAGAAGCCAGCAGCCAAGGAAAACTCAGAAGGAGCTGGGGCTAAGTCCAGCTCAGCAGGGGTGCTGGTCTCTTAG
- the Klhdc9 gene encoding kelch domain-containing protein 9 isoform X2 — protein sequence MAGVQSHGRARGSTWTWRPVARDALLARAFHSCTELEGRFYLVGGLLEGGARVPSNDTVIFDPARGQAVRLLARGGPLRSHHDAALVGGRWLCVVGGWDGSRRLSTVAALDTSSGVWEVWTAKPANCPPAGLSSHTCTRISDREFRVSGREGGTRTQRRYGSIYTLKLDHSTRTY from the exons ATGGCTGGGGTGCAGTCTCACGGTCGAGCAAGAGGCTCGACTTGGACCTGGAGGCCAGTGGCGCGAGATGCGCTTTTGGCTCGTGCCTTCCATTCATGCACAGAACTGGAAGGACGGTTCTATCTGGTAGGGGGTCTCCTAGAAGGTGGTGCAAGAGTGCCCAGCAACGACACTGTGATCTTTGACCCAGCTAGGGGCCAAGCGGTGCGACTGCTAGCCCGAGGAGGTCCCCTTCGCAGCCACCACGATGCGGCACTGGTGGGAGGACGTTGGCTCTGCGTGGTGGGTGGCTGGGACGGGTCACGTCGCTTATCCACGGTGGCTGCGCTGGACACTTCGAGTGGAGTGTGGGAAGTATGGACCGCGAAGCCTGCCAACTGCCCTCCTGCTGGCCTCAGCAGCCACACCTGCACCCGAATCTCAGACCGAGAGTTTCGGGTATCTGGCAGAGAGGGTGGTACCCGCACTCAGCGACGCTACGGTAGCATCTACACGTTAAAGTTGGACCACAGCACCCGAACTTATTG A
- the Pfdn2 gene encoding prefoldin subunit 2 — protein sequence MADSSGRVGKSGGSGTGKGAVSAEQVIAGFNRLRQEQRGLASKAAELEMELNEHSLVIDTLKEVDETRKCYRMVGGVLVERTVKEVLPALEGNKEQIQKIIETLSQQLQAKGKELNEFREKHNIRLMGEDEKPAAKENSEGAGAKSSSAGVLVS from the exons ATGGCGGACAGCAGCGGTCGTGTGGGCAAGAGCGGCGGGAGTGGCACGGGGAAGGGGGCGGTGTCGGCGGAACAG GTAATTGCTGGCTTTAATCGCCTTCGGCAGGAACAGAGGGGCTTGGCCTCCAAAGCAGCTGAGCTGGAGATGGAACTGAATGAGCATAG CCTGGTGATCGATACGCTGAAGGAAGTGGATGAGACCCGCAAGTGCTACCGCATGGTTGGCGGTGTGCTGGTAGAGCGGACGGTCAAGGAGGTGCTGCCTGCCTTGGAGGGTAACAAGGAGCAG ATACAAAAGATCATTGAGACACTGTCACAGCAGCTTCAGGCAAAGGGAAAAGAACTCAATGAATTCCGGGAAAAGCACAACATTCGTCTTATGGGAGAAGATGAGAAGCCAGCAGCCAAGGAAAACTCAGAAGGAGCTGGGGCTAAGTCCAGCTCAGCAGGGGTGCTGGTCTCTTAG
- the Klhdc9 gene encoding kelch domain-containing protein 9: protein MAGVQSHGRARGSTWTWRPVARDALLARAFHSCTELEGRFYLVGGLLEGGARVPSNDTVIFDPARGQAVRLLARGGPLRSHHDAALVGGRWLCVVGGWDGSRRLSTVAALDTSSGVWEVWTAKPANCPPAGLSSHTCTRISDREFRVSGREGGTRTQRRYGSIYTLKLDHSTRTYCYKEEGCHTASRSGHCAALLPTAGPHPGHQLLLFGGCNSVGPEVAGQWSPGKIKEEAPVAPRLTEQLANLVSSGQGLQQGPQSLRHHSCSVVGPFAVLFGGETLTRARDTICNDLYIYDTRKSPPLWFHFPCTDRGLKRVGHRTCLWNDQLYLVGGFGEDGRTASPQVCTLEFFT from the exons ATGGCTGGGGTGCAGTCTCACGGTCGAGCAAGAGGCTCGACTTGGACCTGGAGGCCAGTGGCGCGAGATGCGCTTTTGGCTCGTGCCTTCCATTCATGCACAGAACTGGAAGGACGGTTCTATCTGGTAGGGGGTCTCCTAGAAGGTGGTGCAAGAGTGCCCAGCAACGACACTGTGATCTTTGACCCAGCTAGGGGCCAAGCGGTGCGACTGCTAGCCCGAGGAGGTCCCCTTCGCAGCCACCACGATGCGGCACTGGTGGGAGGACGTTGGCTCTGCGTGGTGGGTGGCTGGGACGGGTCACGTCGCTTATCCACGGTGGCTGCGCTGGACACTTCGAGTGGAGTGTGGGAAGTATGGACCGCGAAGCCTGCCAACTGCCCTCCTGCTGGCCTCAGCAGCCACACCTGCACCCGAATCTCAGACCGAGAGTTTCGGGTATCTGGCAGAGAGGGTGGTACCCGCACTCAGCGACGCTACGGTAGCATCTACACGTTAAAGTTGGACCACAGCACCCGAACTTATTG CTACAAAGAAGAAGGCTGCCACACAGCCTCACGGTCAGGTCACTGTGCTGCCTTGCTGCCAACTGCAGGACCCCACCCGGGCCATCAGCTTTTGCTCTTTGGGGGTTGCAACTCAGTTGGACCAGAAGTAGCAGGGCAATGGAGCCCTGGGAAAATTAAG GAGGAAGCGCCGGTTGCGCCTCGGTTGACGGAACAGCTTGCAAACCTTGTGAGCAGTGGGCAGGGGTTGCAGCAAGGACCGCAGAGCCTGCGGCATCATTCCTGTTCCGTGGTGGGGCCCTTCGCCGTACTATTTGGTGGAGAAACTCTGACCAGAGCTCGAGACACGATCTGCAATGATCTCTACATCTATGATACCC GCAAGTCTCCACCTCTGTGGTTCCACTTCCCCTGTACGGACCGTGGACTGAAGCGCGTGGGCCACCGTACTTGCCTTTGGAACGACCAGCTTTATTTGGTTGGGGGTTTTGGTGAGGACGGCAGGACAGCTAGCCCACAGGTTTGCACACTGGAGTTCTTCACCTGA
- the Klhdc9 gene encoding kelch domain-containing protein 9 isoform X1, which produces MNCTSSLLEPKSYRIFTGFPTSRRLDITKTKLRPEFLCTNSYKEEGCHTASRSGHCAALLPTAGPHPGHQLLLFGGCNSVGPEVAGQWSPGKIKEEAPVAPRLTEQLANLVSSGQGLQQGPQSLRHHSCSVVGPFAVLFGGETLTRARDTICNDLYIYDTRKSPPLWFHFPCTDRGLKRVGHRTCLWNDQLYLVGGFGEDGRTASPQVCTLEFFT; this is translated from the exons ATGAACTGTACTTCTAGCCTTTTGGAGCCCAAATCTTATAGGATCTTTACTGGCTTCCCCACATCTCGTCGCCTTGACATCACT AAAACCAAACTCAGGCCCGAATTTCTGTGTACCAACAGCTACAAAGAAGAAGGCTGCCACACAGCCTCACGGTCAGGTCACTGTGCTGCCTTGCTGCCAACTGCAGGACCCCACCCGGGCCATCAGCTTTTGCTCTTTGGGGGTTGCAACTCAGTTGGACCAGAAGTAGCAGGGCAATGGAGCCCTGGGAAAATTAAG GAGGAAGCGCCGGTTGCGCCTCGGTTGACGGAACAGCTTGCAAACCTTGTGAGCAGTGGGCAGGGGTTGCAGCAAGGACCGCAGAGCCTGCGGCATCATTCCTGTTCCGTGGTGGGGCCCTTCGCCGTACTATTTGGTGGAGAAACTCTGACCAGAGCTCGAGACACGATCTGCAATGATCTCTACATCTATGATACCC GCAAGTCTCCACCTCTGTGGTTCCACTTCCCCTGTACGGACCGTGGACTGAAGCGCGTGGGCCACCGTACTTGCCTTTGGAACGACCAGCTTTATTTGGTTGGGGGTTTTGGTGAGGACGGCAGGACAGCTAGCCCACAGGTTTGCACACTGGAGTTCTTCACCTGA